The Sphaeramia orbicularis chromosome 18, fSphaOr1.1, whole genome shotgun sequence genome contains a region encoding:
- the LOC115438891 gene encoding endothelin receptor type B-like has translation MGPRPRSRSRSRSRSRSRFPSVPLVLVVFLVFADPVLCRSNSSGSDLMMSDQADLHHTELPLGPGPDHRVQTSAQDPDQVQETLDKPPSSLDLRRSKPKDEPQSKHRHKPPPSNSSRVVHVRPVSPSSNSSRVVHVRPVSASSNSSRVVHVRPVSASSNSSRVVHVRPVSASSNSSRVVHVRPVSASSNSSRVVHVRPVSASSNSSRVVHVRPVSASSNSSRVVHVRPVSASSNSSRVVHVRPVSASSNSSRVVHVRPVSASSNSSRVVHVRPVSPPRCLQETLIKTAFKYINTMLSCVIFAVGIIGNATLLRIIYQNKSMRNGPNALIASLALGDLIYITIDIPINVYKLLAMRWPFADSVLGLFLCKLFPFLQKASVGITVLNLCALSVDRYRAVASWSRVQGTGVPMVTAVEIVVIWLLSVVLAVPEAVGFNMVTFEYKNVTIRTCMLQPRSPFMTFYKDAKDWWLFGFYFCVPLACSAVFYGLMTCEMLRHQKGSLRIALSEHLKQRREVAKAVFCLVLIFALCWFPLHLSRLLKKTIYRAHDAHRCELLNFLLVLDYLSINMATINSCINPIILYFVSKKFKNCFKSCLCCWCSSVSLSNSTLPLHHGTSLQYKHPEH, from the exons ATGGgacccagacccaggtccaggtccagatccaggtccaggtccaggtccaggtttccATCTGTGCCACTGGTCCTGGTAGTATTTTTGGTGTTTGCTGATCCTGTATTGTGCCGCAGTAACTCCTCTGGATCTGATCTGATGATGTCGGACCAGGCGGACCTCCACCACACTGAGCTCCCACTTGGACCAGGGCCGGACCATCGGGTCCAGACCTCGGCCCAAGACCCAGATCAGGTTCAAGAAACTCTGGACAAACCTCCATCCTCACTGGATCTCAGACGGTCCAAACCCAAAGATGAGCCCCAGTCCAAACACAGACACAAGCCTCCACCCTCCAACTCTTCCAGGGTCGTTCACGTTCGTCCAGTTTCTCCTTCCTCCAACTCTTCCAGGGTCGTTCACGTTCGTCCAGTTTCTGCTTCCTCCAACTCTTCCAGGGTCGTTCACGTTCGTCCAGTTTCTGCTTCCTCCAACTCTTCCAGGGTCGTTCACGTTCGTCCAGTTTCTGCTTCCTCCAACTCTTCCAGGGTCGTTCACGTTCGTCCAGTTTCTGCTTCCTCCAACTCTTCCAGGGTCGTTCACGTTCGTCCAGTTTCTGCTTCCTCCAACTCTTCCAGGGTCGTTCACGTTCGTCCAGTTTCTGCTTCCTCCAACTCTTCCAGGGTCGTTCACGTTCGTCCAGTTTCTGCTTCCTCCAACTCTTCCAGGGTCGTTCACGTTCGTCCAGTTTCTGCTTCCTCCAACTCTTCCAGGGTCGTTCACGTTCGTCCAGTTTCTGCTTCCTCCAACTCTTCCAGGGTCGTTCACGTTCGTCCAGTTTCTCCTCCTCGGTGTCTGCAGGAAACCCTGATAAAAACTGCCTTTAAGTACATCAACACCATGCTGTCCTGTGTCATCTTCGCTGTGGGGATCATTGGAAACGCCACCCTGCTGAGGATCAtctaccaaaataaaagcatgaggaACGGACCCAACGCTCTGATCGCCAGCCTGGCTCTGGGAGACCTGATCTACATCACCATCGACATACCCATCAACGTCTACAAG ctcCTGGCCATGCGCTGGCCCTTCGCTGACAGTGTGTTGGGTCTGTTCCTCTGTAAGCTGTTCCCATTCCTGCAGAAAGCTTCAGTCGGCATCACCGTCCTCAACCTGTGTGCCCTGAGTGTGGACAG GTACCGCGCTGTGGCGTCCTGGTCACGTGTCCAGGGAACAGGCGTTCCCATGGTAACAGCCGTGGAGATCGTAGTGATCTGGCTGCTGTCCGTTGTCCTGGCCGTTCCAGAGGCCGTCGGGTTCAACATGGTGACCTTCGAATACAAGAACGTCACCATCAGAACGTGCATGCTGCAGCCACGGAGTCCTTTCATGACC ttctacaAGGATGCAAAGGACTGGTGGCTGTTTGGCTTTTACTTCTGTGTTCCTTTAGCCTGTTCTGCAGTTTTCTATGGCCTGATGACCTGTGAGATGCTCCGACACCAGAAGGGAAGCCTCAGGATCGCACTGAGTGAACACCTTAAAcag CGTAGAGAAGTAGCCAAAGCTGTGTTCTGCCTGGTGCTGATCTTCGCTCTCTGCTGGTTTCCTCTGCATCTGAGTCGTCTACTGAAGAAAACCATCTACAGAGCCCATGATGCACACCGCTGTGAGCTGCTCAA TTTCCTGTTGGTGCTGGACTACCTCAGTATCAACATGGCTACCATCAACTCCTGCATCAATCCCATAATCCTCTACTTTGTCTCCAAGAAGTTCAAAAACTGCTTCAAG tCGTGTCTGTGTTGCTGGTGttcgtctgtctctctctctaacaGTACTCTTCCTCTCCACCATGGGACCAGTCTGCAGTACAAACACCCTGAACACTAA